A window of the Hordeum vulgare subsp. vulgare chromosome 5H, MorexV3_pseudomolecules_assembly, whole genome shotgun sequence genome harbors these coding sequences:
- the LOC123397538 gene encoding probable ethanolamine kinase has translation MGSDGRSWSGVAGGAGGGGEEKTRAAPAEVPTSAAAVDISLPLPEMTPRVIDLCKELVKGWSSLDSSCFSISTVSGGITNLLLKVSVKEGTDSQSSVTVRLYGPNTDLVIDRERELQAIPYLSAAGFGARLLGVFENGVVSSFIHARTLTPSDMKEPRIAAEIAKQLQKFHQVDIPGSKEPQLWNDIFKFLKKASVLKFEDNEKQKRYETISFREIQDEVKELKDLSDLLHAPVVFAHNDLLSGNLMLNDLEEKLYFIDFEYGSYSYRGYDIANHFNEYAGFDCDYNLYPDKDAQYHFFRNYLSDRPSEVQEQNLDALYTETNTFRLASHVYWALWALIQARVSPIDFDYLGYFFLRYGEYKKQREFCFSLTQGFLSSLRSG, from the exons ATGGGATCGGATGGCCGGAGCTGGAGCGGGGTCGCCGGCggtgccggcggcggcggcgaggagaagaCGAGGGCGGCGCCGGCGGAGGTGCCCACGTCGGCCGCCGCGGTCGACATCTCGCTGCCGCTCCCCGAGATGACCCCCCGCGTCAT AGATCTCTGCAAGGAGTTGGTGAAGGGGTGGTCGTCCCTGGACAGCTCGTGCTTCTCCATCTCGACGGTGTCCGGCGGTATCACCAACCTGT TGCTGAAAGTATCTGTCAAAGAAGGCACGGATAGTCAGTCTTCTGTGACTGTTCGGCTGTATGGCCCAAATACAGACTTGGTGATTGATCGGGAGAGGGAATTGCAG GCCATACCATATCTCTCAGCTGCAGGGTTTGGGGCTCGGTTACTTGGAGTATTTGAGAATGGAGTGGTTTCGTCATTCATCCATGCTAGGACACTAACACCTTCAG ACATGAAGGAACCTAGAATAGCTGCTGAAATTGCCAAGCAGCTACAGAaatttcatcaagtagatataccgggATCAAAAGAACCACAGTTGTGGAATGACATATTCAAGTTTTTGAAAAAAG CTTCCGTATTGAAGTTTGAAGATAACGAGAAGCAGAAGAGGTATGAGACGATCTCTTTTAGAGAAATACAAGATGAAGTTAAAGAACTTAAG GATCTCTCCGATCTTTTGCATGCTCCTGTCGTTTTTGCACACAATGACTTGCTATCGGGTAATCTGATGCTAAATGATTTGGAAG agaagCTCTATTTCATTGATTTTGAATATGGATCATATAGCTACCGTGGCTACGACATCGCAAACCATTTCAATGAGTACGCGGGCTTTGATTGTGACTATAACTT GTACCCAGATAAAGATGCACAGTACCATTTCTTCAGGAATTATCTATCCGATAGACCAAGTGAG GTCCAAGAGCAGAATCTGGATGCCCTTTATACTGAAACAAACACCTTCAGATTGGCATCGCACGTCTACTGGGCATTGTGGGCACTCATTCAG GCAAGGGTATCCCCAATCGATTTTGATTACCTTGGATACTTCTTCCTACGGTACGGTGAATACAAGAAACAGCGAGAGTTCTGTTTCTCCTTGACACAAGGCTTCCTTTCTTCACTGAGGAGTGGCTAG